A genomic region of Enterococcus sp. 12C11_DIV0727 contains the following coding sequences:
- a CDS encoding putative polysaccharide biosynthesis protein: MAHKEMRSMMQGAAILTVASFIAKVLSAVYRVPFQNLVGDEGFYVYQQVYPIYGIAMTLALSGMPQFISKVVAEQSDISGQKKVLQQLFPFVFMIAGLCWAFFFLGSHEIAFMMGDYRLASLIQVVSFTFLLVPVLSFYRGNFQGHLLMIPSAVSQVMEQIVRVGVILIAAYSFSQFGWSVYQTGTIAMGGALLGGIVAAGILWYYDRKIRVGSSAYLTQWKVEKGSGELFGRLVIEGGMVSLYSAFLILFQLIDSFLIKNSLVAAGISDSAAKIDKGVYDRGQPLVQLGLVVALALSSSFLPALTKYFMSREEGRFLQAAKIFLRLTTTIAAAASIGLALLLPYMNFALFKDYQGNGVLGVYVCSIAFMAIIQAYQSILQSQNRFIVSMVSAGIGLLTKLFLTSPLTFAWGTLGASVSTIAGLIATLFFLILFSKKAINHFAVENHFTRKLIISLGSMGFVLLCYQGVIALFLGVVSHRGQALLITIIGVLLGGGTFIYIIIKIKLFTIREWLTLPFGAKILRMKR, from the coding sequence ATGGCGCACAAAGAAATGCGGTCGATGATGCAAGGGGCGGCGATTTTAACGGTCGCATCGTTTATTGCCAAAGTGTTAAGTGCAGTTTATCGTGTGCCTTTTCAAAATCTAGTTGGTGATGAAGGTTTTTATGTCTACCAACAAGTGTATCCAATCTATGGTATTGCGATGACCTTAGCATTGTCAGGGATGCCACAGTTTATTTCAAAAGTAGTAGCGGAGCAATCAGATATTAGTGGGCAGAAAAAGGTTTTACAACAGCTGTTTCCCTTTGTTTTTATGATTGCCGGTTTGTGTTGGGCGTTTTTCTTTTTAGGAAGTCATGAAATTGCCTTTATGATGGGAGACTATCGCTTAGCTTCATTGATTCAAGTCGTTTCTTTTACATTCTTGTTGGTTCCTGTCCTATCTTTTTATAGAGGGAATTTTCAAGGACACTTATTGATGATCCCGAGTGCTGTTTCTCAAGTGATGGAACAAATTGTTCGAGTGGGTGTGATCTTGATTGCGGCTTACTCTTTTAGTCAGTTTGGTTGGTCGGTGTATCAGACAGGAACGATCGCGATGGGCGGTGCATTGTTAGGTGGGATTGTTGCAGCAGGGATTCTTTGGTATTATGATCGGAAAATCCGTGTGGGAAGTTCTGCGTATCTGACGCAATGGAAAGTTGAAAAAGGTTCTGGAGAACTATTTGGTCGTTTAGTCATAGAAGGCGGAATGGTATCGCTATACAGTGCTTTTTTGATTCTCTTTCAACTAATTGATTCATTTTTGATTAAAAATTCCTTAGTTGCAGCAGGAATCAGTGATTCAGCGGCGAAAATAGATAAAGGTGTTTATGATCGAGGACAGCCTTTAGTTCAATTAGGCTTGGTTGTTGCGCTAGCCTTAAGTTCAAGTTTTTTACCGGCGTTAACAAAGTATTTTATGAGTCGAGAAGAAGGTCGGTTTTTACAAGCCGCCAAAATATTTTTACGTTTAACAACAACGATTGCGGCTGCTGCATCGATCGGGTTAGCATTATTACTTCCTTATATGAACTTTGCTTTGTTCAAAGATTATCAGGGAAACGGTGTTTTAGGTGTATATGTATGTTCAATTGCTTTTATGGCAATTATCCAAGCATATCAAAGTATTTTACAAAGTCAAAATCGTTTTATCGTATCTATGGTATCAGCAGGAATCGGCTTGCTGACAAAGCTCTTTTTAACGAGCCCGTTGACGTTTGCTTGGGGAACACTTGGAGCGAGCGTTTCAACCATTGCGGGGTTAATCGCAACGCTATTTTTCTTGATCCTTTTTTCCAAAAAAGCAATCAATCACTTTGCTGTTGAAAATCATTTCACTAGAAAGTTGATTATCAGTTTAGGATCAATGGGATTTGTGTTACTCTGTTATCAAGGCGTGATTGCTCTATTTTTAGGAGTGGTTAGTCATCGTGGACAGGCGTTGCTGATCACCATCATCGGAGTTTTACTCGGTGGCGGAACATTTATTTATATCATTATTAAAATTAAACTATTTACAATTCGGGAATGGCTAACATTACCGTTTGGAGCAAAAATATTAAGAATGAAGAGGTAA
- a CDS encoding RNA-binding S4 domain-containing protein, which produces MRLDKFLKVSRIIKRRPVAKEVADKGRIQINGILAKSSSNVKIGDQVKIQFGNKILEIEVLELRDSTKKEDAEKMYQVISEKRVENSDNLD; this is translated from the coding sequence ATGCGTTTAGACAAATTTTTAAAAGTTTCACGAATTATTAAAAGAAGACCTGTAGCCAAAGAAGTAGCAGACAAAGGCCGGATCCAGATCAATGGTATCCTAGCGAAATCATCAAGCAATGTCAAAATTGGTGATCAAGTCAAAATCCAATTTGGTAATAAAATCTTAGAAATCGAAGTTCTTGAACTTCGTGATTCAACGAAAAAAGAAGATGCAGAAAAGATGTATCAGGTTATTTCAGAGAAAAGAGTCGAAAATAGTGATAATTTAGATTAG
- a CDS encoding FtsB family cell division protein, whose translation MSKKKKDVEKVAALDNEYTKEQYAEFQKQQKQLIFRRRRLAVVFLVAFVIFIVSGIQLMQDYQQLNAFKKQQAEAVAESAEADKKLNRLEQDVALLRDDDYVAKLARSRFYVSKEGEQIYNIPELGGTTSSSNEQKQSGQESQSQSHSTEKQSGE comes from the coding sequence ATGAGTAAAAAGAAAAAAGACGTGGAAAAAGTTGCTGCCTTAGATAATGAGTATACTAAAGAACAGTATGCCGAATTTCAAAAACAGCAAAAGCAGCTGATTTTCAGACGCCGACGTCTGGCTGTTGTTTTTCTCGTGGCATTTGTGATCTTTATCGTTTCGGGTATCCAGCTAATGCAAGACTATCAACAGTTGAATGCCTTTAAAAAACAGCAGGCAGAAGCCGTAGCTGAGTCAGCAGAAGCGGATAAAAAGTTAAATCGATTGGAACAAGATGTTGCGCTTTTAAGAGATGACGATTATGTGGCGAAACTTGCTCGTAGCCGTTTTTATGTCTCAAAAGAAGGCGAACAGATTTACAACATTCCAGAGTTAGGCGGAACTACTAGCTCTAGTAATGAACAAAAACAATCAGGGCAAGAGAGTCAATCACAGTCTCATTCAACTGAGAAACAATCAGGCGAATAA
- a CDS encoding S1 domain-containing RNA-binding protein, whose amino-acid sequence MSIEVGAKLPGKVSGITNFGAFIDLGEGKTGLVHISEVSNGFVKDIHDVLTVGDEVTVKVTSVGDDGKVGLSIRKAQEQAAEPKREYQRRDNNDYQANRDRGSRPAPKKQFTRTQPMNSSKQDFDSLMSSFLKDSDDRLTSLKRNTEGKRGGRGGRRN is encoded by the coding sequence ATGTCAATTGAAGTAGGAGCGAAGTTGCCAGGAAAAGTGTCTGGTATCACTAATTTTGGTGCCTTCATCGATCTTGGTGAAGGAAAAACAGGGTTGGTTCACATTAGTGAAGTGTCAAATGGATTCGTAAAAGATATCCATGATGTATTGACCGTAGGGGATGAAGTAACTGTAAAAGTTACCTCAGTCGGTGATGACGGTAAAGTAGGTTTATCGATTCGTAAAGCACAAGAACAAGCTGCAGAACCAAAGCGTGAATATCAACGTCGTGATAACAATGACTATCAAGCTAATCGTGACCGTGGATCACGTCCAGCACCTAAAAAACAATTTACAAGAACGCAACCAATGAACAGCTCAAAACAAGATTTTGACTCATTGATGAGCTCATTCTTAAAAGATAGTGACGACCGTTTGACTTCATTGAAGCGTAATACAGAAGGTAAACGTGGCGGACGCGGTGGACGCCGTAACTAA
- the tilS gene encoding tRNA lysidine(34) synthetase TilS has product MFQEFYNHCKRNEYWLPKQKIVLAVSGGVDSMVLLRFMQIAAEKDQLELAVAHVNHELRGESEAEAKYLRNYCQDQAISYYSKVWEEPEKTKNIEARARKFRYDFFKEIMERENYPTLMTAHHSDDQAETVLMKLTRGSALPNLVGIRDVQLFGIGELIRPFLLFSKEELTQFAKKSGIVYFEDDSNRSDTYLRNRFRNQIVPLLKKENPKFLQHIMDFSEQVSLADQLIQSVIEPKYERWVEATTEGWQVKLSDLKREQKSIQTFFLMTLFQRTIVPKGVKINQLQIQQLLTMLNRSAPQLSLDMEQGWQVVKEYDMLLLKKKQPVNYESVFYLNENEHFFLSEKEWVGLEVTGKTLEVPESTKDWAEFSLLISGQTVLPLTIRRRKNGDKIALTPELTKRLKRIFIDRKIPNSIREQAWVVLSGQEQIIWIPQFVNSYLSIPKETDKILYRLLYKVKQ; this is encoded by the coding sequence ATGTTTCAAGAATTTTACAATCATTGTAAAAGAAATGAATACTGGCTGCCAAAGCAAAAAATAGTACTGGCGGTTTCCGGCGGAGTAGATTCAATGGTTTTGTTGAGGTTTATGCAAATAGCTGCTGAAAAAGACCAGCTAGAATTAGCAGTCGCCCATGTCAATCATGAGTTACGGGGAGAATCAGAGGCAGAAGCGAAGTACCTGCGAAACTATTGTCAAGATCAAGCCATTTCTTACTATAGCAAAGTCTGGGAAGAACCTGAGAAGACAAAAAATATAGAAGCACGGGCTCGCAAATTTCGCTATGATTTTTTCAAAGAAATTATGGAGCGAGAAAACTATCCTACGCTTATGACTGCTCATCATAGTGATGATCAAGCTGAAACTGTATTAATGAAACTAACAAGAGGCAGTGCCTTACCTAACTTAGTGGGAATTAGAGACGTACAGCTGTTTGGAATTGGAGAATTGATTCGTCCTTTTTTATTATTTTCAAAAGAAGAATTGACGCAGTTCGCTAAAAAATCAGGAATCGTGTATTTTGAAGATGATTCAAATAGGAGTGATACCTATTTGCGTAATCGCTTCAGAAATCAAATCGTGCCACTTTTAAAAAAAGAAAACCCAAAATTTTTGCAGCATATCATGGATTTTAGTGAGCAAGTCTCGTTGGCTGATCAACTTATTCAGTCCGTGATAGAGCCAAAATATGAACGATGGGTAGAAGCAACCACAGAAGGTTGGCAGGTTAAACTATCTGATTTGAAACGGGAGCAAAAAAGTATCCAAACATTTTTCCTAATGACTTTATTTCAACGAACAATCGTACCTAAAGGTGTAAAGATAAACCAATTGCAGATTCAACAATTATTGACAATGCTAAATCGTTCCGCTCCCCAGTTATCATTAGATATGGAACAAGGTTGGCAGGTTGTAAAAGAATATGACATGCTATTACTGAAAAAAAAGCAACCTGTAAATTATGAGAGCGTATTTTATTTGAATGAAAACGAGCACTTTTTTCTATCTGAAAAAGAATGGGTCGGTTTGGAAGTAACAGGGAAAACACTTGAGGTGCCAGAGTCTACCAAGGATTGGGCAGAATTTTCTTTGCTCATAAGTGGGCAAACTGTTTTACCATTAACGATTCGTCGCCGAAAAAATGGAGATAAAATCGCTTTGACTCCAGAGCTGACAAAGCGCTTGAAGCGGATATTTATCGATCGTAAAATACCTAATTCGATCAGAGAGCAAGCATGGGTCGTTCTATCAGGGCAAGAGCAGATTATTTGGATTCCACAGTTTGTAAATTCCTATTTGAGTATTCCTAAAGAAACTGATAAAATACTCTACAGGCTCCTTTATAAAGTAAAACAGTAA
- the hpt gene encoding hypoxanthine phosphoribosyltransferase, which produces MLEKDIKQVLITKEQILEKSTELGKRLTEDYQGKNPLVIGILKGAIPFMADITRCIDTHLEMDFMAVSSYGNATVSSGEVKIIKDLDTNVEGRDILIVEDIIDSGRTLAYLVDLFKYRKAASVKIVTLLDKPEGRVVDIVADYVGFDVPNEFVVGYGLDYAEAYRNLPYVGVLKPEIYESN; this is translated from the coding sequence ATGTTAGAGAAAGATATTAAACAAGTCTTGATTACAAAAGAACAAATTCTTGAAAAATCAACTGAACTTGGCAAAAGACTAACAGAAGATTATCAAGGTAAAAATCCGTTAGTAATCGGTATTTTAAAAGGTGCGATACCTTTCATGGCTGATATCACACGTTGCATCGACACGCATTTAGAAATGGATTTTATGGCTGTATCTAGTTACGGCAACGCAACTGTATCTTCTGGTGAAGTAAAAATCATCAAAGATTTAGATACAAATGTTGAAGGACGTGATATCTTGATCGTAGAAGATATTATTGACAGCGGCCGTACGTTAGCATATCTCGTAGATTTATTTAAATATAGAAAAGCAGCATCTGTGAAAATCGTCACTCTATTGGATAAACCTGAAGGTCGTGTCGTTGATATCGTTGCAGATTACGTTGGTTTTGATGTGCCAAACGAATTTGTTGTGGGTTATGGATTGGATTATGCAGAAGCATACCGAAATCTCCCTTATGTAGGCGTATTGAAACCTGAAATCTATGAATCAAATTAA
- the ftsH gene encoding ATP-dependent zinc metalloprotease FtsH: MNKKNGGMKNGLYYVLLILAMVMVVYFIFGNNNPQSPDIEYSTFSTQLEEGKVKELTIQPTNGVFKITGQYKEKQEIKNTGGLSLWGSTEVSTKSFTTIVLPSDITLSGIQDMAKDNNVKLTVKEQSTSGAWLSILFSFLPIVLFIFLFYMMMGQQGGGGGGGGRVMNFGKSKAKEADKKANRVRFSDVAGAEEEKQELVEVVEFLKDPRRFVELGARIPAGVLLEGPPGTGKTLLAKAVAGEAGVPFYSISGSDFVEMFVGVGASRVRDLFETAKKNAPAIIFIDEIDAVGRQRGAGMGGGHDEREQTLNQLLVEMDGFDGNEGVIVVAATNRSDVLDPALLRPGRFDRQILVGRPDVKGREAILKVHARNKPLADDVDLKVVAQQTPGFAGADLENVLNEAALVAARRNKKKIDASDVDEAEDRVIAGPAKKDRVINKKEREMVAYHEAGHTIVGLVLSRARVVHKVTIIPRGRAGGYMIALPKEDQFLMTREDMFEQIVGLLGGRTAEEIIFNVQSTGASNDFEQATGIARSMVTEYGMSDKLGPVQYEGNHQVFVGRDYGQTKAYSEQVAFEIDQEVRRILMEAHDKAREIIESHRAQHKLIAEKLLEFETLDARSIKSLFEEGVMPQDVIDSQFPSEKAQTFEEAKRALEEKDAQRQAEEKQDFEEAKKELHDEVEEVKADSEKTEEQVQSETKTDDERKTDSEYDRNNFDDRYK, from the coding sequence ATGAATAAAAAGAATGGCGGCATGAAAAATGGCCTATATTACGTATTGCTGATTTTGGCGATGGTTATGGTTGTATATTTCATTTTTGGAAATAACAATCCTCAATCACCAGATATCGAATACTCGACTTTTAGTACTCAATTAGAGGAAGGCAAAGTCAAAGAACTGACAATCCAACCAACAAATGGTGTGTTTAAAATCACAGGTCAGTACAAAGAAAAACAAGAAATCAAAAACACTGGCGGTCTTTCTTTATGGGGATCAACAGAAGTTTCGACAAAATCATTTACAACAATTGTCCTACCGAGTGATATCACATTGTCTGGGATCCAAGATATGGCTAAAGACAACAATGTAAAACTTACAGTAAAAGAACAATCAACAAGTGGTGCTTGGCTTTCTATCTTGTTTAGTTTCTTACCGATCGTATTGTTCATCTTCCTATTCTATATGATGATGGGACAACAAGGCGGCGGTGGCGGTGGTGGCGGCCGTGTCATGAACTTTGGTAAATCAAAAGCCAAAGAAGCAGATAAAAAAGCCAACCGCGTACGCTTCTCTGATGTAGCAGGAGCTGAAGAAGAAAAACAAGAATTAGTTGAAGTGGTTGAGTTCTTAAAAGATCCTCGCCGTTTCGTTGAATTAGGTGCCCGCATACCAGCAGGTGTTCTACTAGAAGGACCTCCAGGAACAGGTAAAACATTACTTGCTAAAGCCGTTGCCGGTGAAGCAGGCGTACCGTTTTATTCTATCTCGGGTTCAGACTTCGTTGAAATGTTTGTCGGTGTCGGGGCAAGCCGTGTCCGTGACTTATTTGAAACAGCGAAGAAAAACGCTCCAGCGATCATCTTTATCGATGAAATCGATGCAGTAGGTCGTCAACGTGGTGCTGGTATGGGCGGAGGGCACGATGAACGTGAACAAACCCTTAACCAATTACTTGTGGAAATGGATGGATTTGATGGTAACGAAGGTGTTATTGTTGTTGCCGCAACCAACCGTTCAGACGTATTAGATCCAGCATTATTACGTCCAGGTCGTTTTGACCGTCAAATTTTAGTAGGTCGTCCTGATGTGAAAGGTCGTGAAGCAATTCTTAAAGTTCATGCCCGTAACAAACCATTGGCTGACGATGTTGATTTAAAAGTAGTAGCACAACAAACACCAGGTTTTGCTGGTGCAGATTTAGAAAACGTCTTAAACGAAGCCGCTTTAGTTGCAGCTCGTCGTAATAAGAAGAAAATCGATGCATCCGATGTGGATGAAGCAGAAGATCGTGTCATTGCAGGACCTGCGAAAAAAGATCGTGTCATCAACAAAAAAGAACGCGAAATGGTTGCTTACCACGAAGCTGGACATACAATTGTCGGTTTAGTCTTAAGCCGTGCTCGCGTTGTTCATAAAGTAACGATCATTCCTCGTGGCCGCGCTGGTGGTTATATGATTGCTTTACCAAAAGAAGATCAATTCTTAATGACTAGAGAAGACATGTTTGAACAAATCGTTGGTTTACTTGGTGGTCGTACAGCTGAAGAAATTATCTTCAATGTTCAATCAACAGGTGCATCTAATGACTTTGAACAAGCGACTGGGATTGCCCGTAGTATGGTAACTGAATATGGAATGAGCGACAAATTAGGTCCAGTTCAATATGAAGGAAACCATCAAGTCTTTGTTGGTCGTGATTATGGTCAAACGAAAGCATACTCTGAACAAGTTGCCTTTGAAATCGATCAAGAAGTACGTCGTATCTTGATGGAAGCTCATGATAAAGCACGTGAAATCATTGAATCTCACCGTGCGCAACATAAGCTGATTGCTGAAAAACTGTTGGAATTCGAAACGTTAGATGCCCGCAGTATCAAATCATTGTTTGAAGAAGGGGTTATGCCTCAAGACGTTATTGATAGCCAATTCCCTAGCGAAAAAGCTCAAACGTTTGAAGAAGCAAAACGTGCATTAGAAGAAAAAGATGCTCAAAGACAAGCTGAAGAAAAACAAGATTTTGAAGAAGCGAAAAAAGAATTACATGACGAAGTAGAAGAAGTAAAAGCGGACAGCGAAAAAACAGAAGAACAAGTTCAATCAGAAACGAAAACTGATGATGAACGTAAGACAGATTCTGAATATGACCGTAATAACTTTGATGATCGTTACAAATAA
- a CDS encoding helix-turn-helix transcriptional regulator gives MTLGELIREKRIESGITQQQLADKIYVTRQTISKWELGKSLPDQVSLHLLETILQFKWHYKTEEEKRRKQMMFRIKSVLTQFVGLVFFCILFLPLRMMWIMGKRKWQNPFVQYVGIPLVIAGYSIYMYSLNTKAFYIVLVCTILMYIMLRSYFPLNRSKDYSN, from the coding sequence ATGACTTTAGGCGAACTAATTCGTGAAAAAAGAATTGAATCAGGTATCACACAACAACAACTGGCAGACAAGATATATGTCACGCGTCAAACAATCTCGAAATGGGAACTAGGAAAAAGCCTGCCAGACCAAGTATCGTTGCATTTGTTAGAAACTATTTTACAGTTTAAGTGGCATTACAAAACAGAAGAAGAAAAAAGGAGGAAACAAATGATGTTCCGTATAAAAAGTGTTCTTACTCAATTTGTGGGGCTCGTCTTTTTTTGCATTTTATTTTTACCATTGCGTATGATGTGGATAATGGGAAAAAGAAAATGGCAGAATCCATTCGTGCAATATGTGGGGATTCCGCTAGTTATCGCTGGCTATTCCATCTACATGTATTCATTAAATACTAAAGCATTTTATATCGTATTAGTTTGTACGATTTTAATGTATATCATGTTAAGGAGTTATTTTCCCTTGAACCGTTCAAAGGATTACTCAAACTAG
- the hslO gene encoding Hsp33 family molecular chaperone HslO: protein MEDYLVKALCYEGSIRAYAVRATNIISEAQKRHDTWSSSTAALGRTMVGALLLGATLKGEDKLTVKVQGNGPAGSIVVDSDGSGNTKGYIKNPHVSLTLNESGKIDVRGAVGTEGIFTVIKDLGLKETFSGQTPIVSGEIGEDFTYFMAVSEQIPSAIGLSVLVDTNESVKAAGGFMIQVMPGADEKTIDFIEQRLQEVPMISRLIDEGESPEGILERLLGKDEIEILEKMPVQFKCNCSKEKFGTAIIAVGLDEINAMIDEDHGAEAVCQFCGNKYHYSETDLIELRDEAIKNTREQ, encoded by the coding sequence ATGGAAGATTACTTAGTTAAAGCATTATGTTATGAAGGATCGATTCGCGCTTATGCAGTTCGCGCAACAAATATAATTTCAGAAGCACAAAAACGTCATGACACATGGAGCTCGTCAACTGCAGCATTAGGCAGAACGATGGTAGGCGCTTTATTACTTGGAGCAACATTAAAAGGCGAAGATAAATTAACTGTAAAAGTTCAAGGAAATGGGCCAGCAGGAAGTATTGTTGTTGATAGCGACGGTAGTGGTAATACTAAAGGCTATATAAAAAATCCACATGTTAGTTTGACGCTAAACGAAAGTGGTAAAATTGACGTTCGCGGAGCAGTAGGAACAGAAGGGATTTTCACTGTAATCAAGGATTTAGGTTTAAAAGAAACATTTTCAGGGCAAACACCGATTGTTTCTGGTGAAATAGGTGAAGACTTCACCTATTTCATGGCTGTTTCCGAACAAATACCATCTGCAATCGGGCTAAGTGTCTTGGTTGATACAAATGAAAGTGTCAAAGCGGCAGGTGGCTTTATGATCCAAGTGATGCCAGGCGCAGATGAAAAAACAATTGATTTTATTGAACAACGATTACAAGAAGTACCGATGATTTCCCGCTTGATCGACGAAGGAGAGTCGCCCGAGGGAATCTTAGAACGCCTTCTTGGTAAAGATGAAATTGAAATCTTAGAAAAAATGCCCGTTCAATTCAAATGTAATTGCTCAAAAGAAAAATTTGGTACAGCAATCATCGCTGTAGGTTTAGACGAAATCAATGCTATGATCGATGAGGATCATGGGGCGGAAGCTGTTTGCCAATTCTGTGGTAATAAATATCACTATAGTGAAACGGATTTAATCGAGCTTCGCGATGAAGCAATCAAAAATACACGAGAGCAATAG
- the dusB gene encoding tRNA dihydrouridine synthase DusB: protein MWKIGNVEIPNRVVVAPMAGISNAAFRVTVKEFGAGLVVCEMISDKGIQQRNKKTLDMLYIDDQEYPLSVQIFGGDKENLVEAAKFVEENTKAAIIDINMGCPVNKVIKAEAGAKWLLDPNKVYEMVDAVSSAIDLPVTVKMRTGWDEEHLFAVENALAAEKAGASAIAMHGRTRVQMYEGQANWDVLKEVKQHLTIPFMGNGDVRTPEDAKRMLEYVGADGVMIGRAALGNPWMIQRTKEYLETGELMPEPTPREKIETAKVHLQRLVDLKGEKIATREFRQHASYYLKGIPRAAKVKVAINQAETQQMMVDLLDAFEEKAEKHAEKDTIETI, encoded by the coding sequence ATGTGGAAAATAGGAAACGTTGAAATCCCAAATCGTGTCGTTGTTGCACCGATGGCAGGAATCAGTAACGCAGCATTTCGTGTGACGGTTAAAGAATTTGGTGCAGGCTTAGTGGTCTGTGAAATGATCAGTGATAAAGGAATTCAACAAAGAAACAAAAAAACCTTAGACATGCTGTATATCGATGACCAAGAGTACCCATTAAGCGTACAAATTTTTGGTGGAGATAAAGAGAACCTAGTTGAAGCAGCGAAATTTGTAGAAGAAAACACTAAAGCTGCAATCATTGATATCAACATGGGGTGTCCCGTAAATAAAGTGATCAAAGCCGAAGCAGGTGCAAAATGGCTTTTAGATCCGAATAAAGTTTATGAAATGGTCGATGCCGTTTCTTCTGCAATAGACCTACCTGTTACAGTGAAAATGCGAACTGGTTGGGATGAAGAGCATCTATTTGCTGTTGAAAATGCCTTGGCAGCTGAAAAAGCAGGTGCTTCAGCTATCGCTATGCATGGTCGTACTAGAGTTCAAATGTATGAAGGTCAAGCAAACTGGGACGTTTTAAAAGAAGTAAAACAACATCTAACAATCCCTTTTATGGGGAACGGCGATGTTCGTACACCAGAAGATGCAAAACGAATGCTTGAATATGTGGGAGCGGACGGTGTTATGATCGGTCGAGCAGCGCTAGGCAACCCCTGGATGATTCAGCGGACTAAAGAATATCTTGAAACAGGAGAGCTGATGCCTGAGCCGACACCGCGTGAAAAAATTGAAACGGCTAAAGTACATCTGCAACGACTAGTTGATTTAAAAGGTGAAAAAATCGCTACGAGAGAATTTAGACAACATGCTTCATACTATCTAAAAGGGATTCCTCGTGCAGCTAAAGTAAAAGTTGCGATCAACCAAGCAGAGACTCAGCAAATGATGGTTGATTTACTTGATGCATTTGAAGAAAAAGCAGAAAAACATGCAGAAAAAGATACAATCGAAACAATCTAG